A single window of Pseudarthrobacter defluvii DNA harbors:
- a CDS encoding FdhF/YdeP family oxidoreductase produces MKFGKQPAPVADINEDNLEVHKPKTEAAGVKAVMVALERAVAQAGVARTAQSLLRLNQRGGFDCPGCAWPESDKKRKTAEFCENGAKAVAEENTLRTVGAEFWAKHSIAELSGKTEYWLGNQGRLSEPMVIREGDTHYSPISWADAFELIGEHLRATTPDRSVFYTSGRTANETAFLYQLFARSLGTNNLPDCSNMCHESSGSALNPTIGIGKGTVSLDDIHDSELIFVVGQNPGTNHPRMLSALKECKDKGGKVVAVNPLPEAGLFNFKDPQTISGVVGGGTPLADEYLQIKVGGDLALFQALGHLLLEAEEQNPGTVVDHSFIAAQTDGFDAYRVARAQLDWDETERATGLSRTQIEKVAGMLVASKASIFCWALGVTQQPHSVDTIKEMVNVLLLQGNFGKPGAGACPVRGHSNVQGDRTMGIWEKPKEWLLAALDTEFGITSPRHHGYDAVESMEAFERDEVDVFVSMGGNFSLACSDTEALEAGMQRIGLTVHISTKPNRSHVVHGRTSLILPTLGRTDKDDKHPKGAQFLSVEDSMSVVHSTQGRLTPVSEHLLAEPVIVARMAEATFGPEHPVDWRGMAEDYDVIRDHIARVLPAFEDFNARVRTRNGFVLPNPPRDTRSFATDIGRGRFTVSPLEYLTPPPGHLVLQTIRSHDQYNTTFYGLDDRYRGISDGRRVILIHPEDLAEAGFQDRELVDVISTFQGVDRRADKFRLVAYPTAKGCAAAYFPEANALVHKENVARVSNTPGFKAMFVRFEPHRGEVAEALASAGELAGTPA; encoded by the coding sequence ATGAAGTTCGGCAAGCAGCCTGCCCCCGTCGCGGACATCAACGAGGACAACCTCGAAGTCCACAAGCCCAAGACCGAGGCCGCCGGGGTCAAAGCCGTCATGGTGGCCCTGGAGCGCGCGGTGGCGCAGGCAGGTGTGGCCCGGACGGCACAGTCCCTGCTCCGGCTGAATCAGCGCGGCGGGTTCGACTGCCCGGGCTGCGCGTGGCCGGAGTCGGACAAGAAGCGCAAGACTGCCGAGTTCTGCGAGAACGGTGCCAAGGCCGTGGCCGAGGAGAACACGCTGCGGACCGTGGGCGCGGAGTTCTGGGCCAAGCACTCCATTGCCGAACTCTCAGGGAAGACTGAGTACTGGCTGGGGAACCAGGGCCGGCTCAGTGAACCGATGGTGATCCGGGAGGGCGACACCCACTACTCACCGATTTCCTGGGCTGACGCCTTCGAGCTGATCGGAGAGCACCTCCGGGCGACCACGCCGGACCGCAGCGTCTTCTACACCTCCGGGCGCACGGCGAACGAGACCGCGTTCCTTTACCAGCTGTTCGCGCGGTCACTGGGCACCAACAACCTGCCGGACTGCTCCAATATGTGCCACGAGTCCTCCGGATCGGCGCTGAATCCGACCATCGGCATCGGCAAGGGCACCGTGTCCCTGGATGACATCCACGACTCCGAACTGATCTTCGTGGTGGGCCAAAACCCCGGCACCAACCACCCGCGCATGCTGTCGGCGCTGAAGGAATGCAAGGACAAGGGCGGCAAGGTGGTGGCCGTGAACCCACTGCCCGAGGCCGGACTGTTCAACTTCAAAGACCCCCAGACCATCTCCGGCGTGGTGGGCGGCGGCACCCCGCTCGCCGACGAATACCTGCAGATCAAGGTGGGCGGGGACCTGGCGCTGTTCCAGGCGCTGGGCCACCTGCTCCTGGAGGCTGAGGAACAAAACCCGGGAACCGTCGTCGACCATTCCTTCATTGCCGCGCAGACCGACGGGTTCGACGCCTACCGCGTGGCCCGTGCGCAGCTTGACTGGGACGAGACGGAACGGGCCACCGGCCTGTCCCGGACCCAGATCGAAAAGGTGGCGGGGATGTTGGTGGCGTCCAAGGCCTCCATCTTCTGCTGGGCGCTCGGCGTGACCCAGCAGCCGCACTCCGTGGACACCATCAAGGAGATGGTCAACGTCCTGCTGCTGCAGGGCAACTTTGGCAAGCCCGGCGCCGGCGCCTGCCCCGTCCGGGGACACTCCAACGTGCAGGGCGACCGGACCATGGGCATCTGGGAGAAACCCAAGGAATGGCTCCTCGCAGCGCTGGATACGGAGTTCGGGATCACTTCCCCGCGGCACCACGGCTACGACGCCGTCGAATCCATGGAAGCGTTCGAACGCGATGAGGTGGACGTGTTCGTCTCGATGGGCGGCAATTTCTCGCTTGCCTGCTCGGACACCGAAGCCCTGGAAGCGGGGATGCAGCGGATCGGCCTCACCGTGCACATTTCCACCAAGCCCAACCGCTCGCATGTGGTGCACGGGCGCACGTCCCTGATCCTGCCCACGCTGGGCCGGACGGACAAGGACGACAAGCACCCCAAGGGCGCGCAGTTCCTGTCCGTGGAGGACTCCATGTCCGTGGTCCACTCCACCCAAGGCCGCCTAACGCCGGTCTCCGAGCACCTGCTGGCCGAACCCGTGATCGTGGCCCGGATGGCCGAGGCCACCTTTGGGCCGGAGCACCCCGTGGACTGGCGGGGCATGGCCGAGGACTACGACGTGATCCGCGACCACATCGCCCGCGTCCTGCCTGCCTTCGAGGACTTCAACGCCCGGGTGCGCACCAGGAACGGGTTCGTGCTGCCCAACCCGCCGCGCGACACCCGCTCCTTCGCCACGGACATTGGCCGCGGCCGCTTCACCGTCAGCCCGCTGGAATACCTGACGCCGCCGCCGGGCCACCTGGTCCTGCAGACTATCCGCAGCCACGACCAGTACAACACCACGTTCTACGGCCTGGATGACCGATACCGGGGCATCTCCGACGGCCGCCGCGTGATCCTGATCCATCCGGAGGACCTCGCCGAGGCCGGCTTCCAGGACCGGGAACTCGTGGACGTCATCAGCACCTTCCAGGGCGTTGACCGCAGGGCAGACAAGTTCCGCCTGGTGGCGTACCCCACCGCAAAGGGCTGCGCCGCCGCGTACTTCCCCGAGGCTAACGCCCTGGTCCACAAGGAAAACGTGGCCCGCGTGTCCAACACCCCAGGTTTTAAGGCCATGTTTGTCCGCTTCGAGCCGCACCGGGGTGAGGTGGCGGAGGCCCTGGCGTCTGCAGGGGAGCTGGCAGGGACGCCGGCTTAG
- a CDS encoding aromatic ring-hydroxylating oxygenase subunit alpha: MTTSVNAPLSARGKLASTLPAEQLAEITELFALRRTGYSLDAPFYTDPTIFKLDMEAIFGQHWIFAGSVAELPEPGDYITVDYGPYSLIVLRTDEGDVNVLHNVCRHRGARVLTEAAGSTGNLVCGYHSWTYSPEGNLIHASAPGEAKFDKNCFALKRAHSREVAGLIFVCIADVPPADFDETAKIFEPYLAPHDLSKTKIAYQQNIIEEGNWKLVMENNRECYHCDGHPELACSLFPTWGLTEGLIPTHLEEVWDRNKEAQSSLEERCRRYSLPYEVVEELDTRIAGIRISRESLDGEGESFSADGRRLSKKLLGDLRDFRLGRCSMHLQPNSWFHFLGDHVITFGVFPINEHQSLVRTTWLVADDAEEGVDYDLDKLTYTWKQTNIQDKAFVELCQQGAASPAYEPGPYMKSEYQVEAFINWYVQRVQEHLA; this comes from the coding sequence ATGACTACCTCAGTGAACGCGCCCCTCAGCGCACGCGGAAAGCTCGCGTCAACATTGCCTGCCGAGCAGCTGGCTGAGATTACGGAGTTGTTCGCCCTGCGGCGCACCGGCTACTCCCTCGATGCCCCCTTCTACACCGACCCGACGATCTTCAAGCTCGACATGGAGGCCATCTTCGGCCAGCACTGGATCTTTGCCGGCAGCGTTGCCGAGCTTCCGGAGCCGGGGGACTACATCACGGTGGACTACGGCCCCTACTCCCTGATCGTGCTGCGCACCGACGAAGGTGACGTCAACGTCCTGCACAACGTCTGCCGCCACCGCGGTGCACGTGTCCTGACCGAAGCTGCCGGCTCCACCGGAAACCTGGTCTGCGGCTACCACTCCTGGACCTATTCCCCCGAGGGCAACCTGATCCACGCCTCCGCCCCCGGCGAAGCCAAGTTCGACAAGAACTGCTTTGCCCTCAAGCGCGCCCACAGCCGCGAGGTTGCCGGGCTCATCTTCGTCTGCATCGCAGACGTTCCGCCCGCAGACTTCGACGAAACCGCCAAGATCTTCGAGCCCTACCTCGCACCCCACGACCTGTCCAAGACGAAAATTGCCTACCAGCAGAACATCATCGAAGAGGGCAACTGGAAGCTCGTCATGGAGAACAACCGTGAGTGCTACCACTGCGACGGACACCCGGAACTCGCCTGCTCTCTCTTCCCCACCTGGGGCCTGACCGAGGGCCTGATCCCCACCCACCTCGAGGAAGTATGGGACCGCAACAAGGAAGCACAATCCTCCCTCGAGGAGCGGTGCCGCCGCTACAGCCTGCCCTACGAGGTGGTTGAGGAACTCGACACCCGCATTGCCGGAATCCGCATCTCCCGCGAATCCCTTGACGGAGAAGGCGAATCGTTCTCGGCTGACGGCCGCAGGCTTTCCAAGAAGCTGCTCGGGGACCTGCGGGACTTCCGCCTGGGCCGCTGCTCCATGCACCTGCAGCCCAACAGCTGGTTCCACTTCCTGGGCGACCACGTCATCACGTTCGGCGTCTTCCCCATCAACGAGCACCAGTCCCTGGTCCGCACCACCTGGCTGGTGGCCGACGACGCCGAGGAAGGCGTCGACTACGACCTCGACAAGCTCACCTACACCTGGAAGCAGACCAACATCCAGGACAAGGCATTCGTTGAGCTGTGCCAGCAGGGTGCCGCCAGCCCCGCCTACGAACCCGGCCCCTACATGAAGAGCGAATACCAGGTGGAGGCCTTCATCAACTGGTACGTCCAGCGCGTGCAGGAGCACTTGGCATGA
- a CDS encoding ferredoxin reductase yields the protein MIDVLTETPVQEPQRIRGLEMPWNRVMGSIEGPASAAKALGPWHPQEFMAECVETVPEAGGMMTFVFRRSDGAPLAFRPGQYVNIAFPVNGEDQEPVDRSYSLSSSPTEPWTFSVTVKRDAGGLVSPWVHQNVRPGTVLDMLGPVGAFHLPDADRRARYLFLAAGAGITPIMSMVRTIHSLPGTADVVVLYHGAEAGGFAFHRELAYIASVDSRIKVFYALGDRGRPQDWEGFSGRLTSTMIDEVAPDANGRQVYACGPEGYLNTATELLRNVGVDDTSIYMEFFSGDRQTLLEYQAELALAADIAGEIAEDIAESAEDYFESQPAAFGMYEPGYDEDGTLQATGLALEAATPEAPAGTPAVVPEAQTPDASSFDTVGTGSLTLSFMRTGINVRIDPEEHILEVAQRAGVRIGANCKEGMCGSCKVVKLSGEIDMNHQGGIRKREIDAGKFLPCCSTARTDMVIDA from the coding sequence ATGATTGACGTCCTCACTGAGACGCCAGTCCAGGAACCACAGCGCATCCGCGGCCTTGAAATGCCGTGGAACCGGGTGATGGGCAGCATCGAAGGACCGGCCAGCGCAGCCAAGGCGCTGGGGCCGTGGCATCCGCAGGAGTTCATGGCCGAATGCGTCGAGACCGTTCCCGAAGCGGGCGGCATGATGACGTTCGTGTTCCGACGCAGCGACGGCGCCCCGCTGGCGTTCCGTCCAGGCCAGTACGTGAACATCGCCTTCCCCGTAAACGGCGAGGACCAGGAACCGGTGGACCGCAGCTACTCGCTGTCCAGTTCGCCCACGGAACCGTGGACCTTCAGCGTCACCGTCAAGCGCGACGCCGGCGGGCTGGTTTCACCCTGGGTGCACCAGAACGTCAGGCCCGGCACCGTCCTGGACATGCTGGGACCCGTGGGGGCGTTCCACCTGCCTGATGCCGACCGGCGCGCCCGGTACCTCTTCCTGGCCGCCGGCGCCGGCATCACGCCCATCATGTCGATGGTGCGGACCATCCACTCCCTGCCGGGAACGGCCGACGTGGTGGTGCTGTACCACGGCGCGGAAGCAGGCGGTTTTGCCTTTCACCGCGAGCTCGCCTACATCGCTTCCGTGGACTCGAGAATCAAGGTCTTTTACGCCCTGGGCGACCGCGGCAGGCCCCAGGACTGGGAAGGCTTCAGCGGACGTCTGACCTCAACAATGATCGATGAGGTGGCGCCCGACGCCAACGGCCGGCAGGTGTACGCCTGCGGACCCGAGGGGTACCTGAACACTGCCACCGAGCTGCTCAGGAACGTGGGCGTCGACGACACCTCCATCTACATGGAGTTCTTTTCCGGCGACCGGCAGACCCTCCTTGAATACCAGGCCGAACTCGCCCTGGCGGCGGACATCGCAGGGGAGATCGCCGAGGACATTGCCGAGTCCGCCGAGGACTACTTTGAAAGCCAGCCTGCGGCGTTCGGGATGTATGAGCCCGGCTACGACGAGGATGGAACCCTGCAGGCCACCGGACTCGCGCTGGAAGCCGCCACCCCGGAGGCCCCCGCCGGCACCCCGGCTGTGGTCCCGGAGGCGCAGACCCCCGACGCCTCAAGCTTCGATACCGTGGGAACGGGCAGCCTGACGCTGTCATTCATGCGCACCGGGATCAATGTGCGGATCGACCCTGAGGAGCACATCCTTGAGGTGGCACAGCGCGCGGGTGTCCGGATCGGCGCCAACTGCAAGGAGGGCATGTGCGGCTCCTGCAAGGTGGTCAAGCTGTCCGGGGAGATCGACATGAACCACCAGGGCGGAATCCGCAAACGGGAAATCGATGCCGGTAAGTTCCTTCCCTGCTGCTCCACAGCGCGCACCGACATGGTGATCGACGCCTAG
- the fdhA gene encoding formaldehyde dehydrogenase, glutathione-independent, with amino-acid sequence MSGNKAVAYKEPGVVEVIDTPYPSFELKAGPGVNPANIGRKVPHGVILRTVSTNICGSDQHMVRGRTTAPAGLVLGHEITGEVIETGPDVEFIKVGDIVSVPFNISCGRCRNCKERKTGICLNVNPDRPGSAYGYVDMGGWVGGQAEYVLVPYADWNLLRFPDRDQALEKIMDLTMLSDILPTGFHGAVTAGVGVGSTVYVAGAGPVGLAAAASAQLLGAAVVIVGDLNEDRLARARSFGCETVNVANGDPADQIEQILGVREVDSGIDAVGFEARGHGHGAQEAPATVLNSLMDLTTAGGSVGIPGLYVTGDPGAADEAARKGSLSLSLGTGWAKSLSFTTGQCPVMKYNRQLMMAILHDRIQIAKAVNATAISLDDAPRGYAEFDAGAATKYVLDPNGYLNN; translated from the coding sequence ATGTCAGGTAACAAAGCCGTTGCGTACAAGGAGCCCGGAGTCGTCGAGGTCATCGACACCCCGTATCCCTCGTTTGAACTGAAGGCCGGGCCCGGCGTCAATCCCGCCAATATTGGCAGGAAGGTTCCGCATGGCGTCATCCTGCGCACCGTGAGCACCAACATCTGCGGGTCCGACCAGCACATGGTCCGCGGCCGGACCACCGCCCCCGCCGGCCTCGTCCTGGGGCACGAGATCACGGGCGAGGTCATCGAGACCGGGCCCGACGTCGAGTTCATCAAGGTCGGGGACATCGTCTCGGTACCTTTTAACATCTCCTGCGGGCGCTGCCGGAACTGCAAAGAGCGCAAGACCGGGATCTGCCTGAACGTAAACCCGGACCGTCCTGGCTCTGCCTACGGCTATGTCGACATGGGCGGCTGGGTCGGTGGCCAGGCGGAGTACGTCCTGGTTCCGTACGCCGACTGGAACCTCCTGCGCTTCCCCGACCGGGACCAGGCGCTGGAGAAGATCATGGACCTGACCATGCTTTCCGACATCCTCCCCACCGGCTTCCATGGCGCCGTCACGGCTGGCGTCGGCGTTGGATCCACCGTCTATGTGGCCGGTGCCGGACCCGTGGGCCTTGCCGCGGCCGCCAGCGCCCAGCTGCTGGGAGCTGCGGTGGTCATCGTGGGCGACCTGAACGAGGACCGCCTGGCCCGCGCCCGCTCCTTTGGCTGTGAGACCGTCAACGTGGCCAACGGCGACCCCGCCGACCAGATCGAGCAGATCCTCGGCGTCCGGGAAGTCGACTCCGGCATCGACGCGGTCGGTTTCGAGGCCCGCGGACATGGCCACGGCGCCCAGGAAGCACCGGCCACGGTGCTTAACTCGCTGATGGACCTCACCACTGCCGGCGGCTCCGTGGGCATTCCCGGCCTCTACGTCACGGGCGACCCGGGAGCTGCGGACGAGGCCGCCCGGAAGGGAAGCCTCTCCCTGTCACTGGGCACCGGCTGGGCCAAGTCCCTGTCCTTCACCACGGGCCAGTGCCCGGTGATGAAGTACAACCGGCAGCTGATGATGGCGATCTTGCACGACAGGATCCAGATCGCCAAGGCGGTCAATGCTACGGCCATTTCGCTCGACGATGCCCCGCGCGGGTACGCGGAGTTCGACGCCGGTGCCGCCACGAAGTATGTCCTGGACCCGAACGGCTACCTCAACAACTGA
- a CDS encoding MFS transporter, protein MINPTRTTASVDTSTSKETSSKFKRRFMVRLVAVFIGGMFLDGYILGIIGPVTGSMRSDLQLDALSLGMIAAGPLAGIFVGSPLAGWATDKFGRKPMFLVDMGLFLLASGAQFFVTSGDGAVIQLAIIRFMMGVAIGGEYSIGGPLLSEFSPPKLRGRLLGLTLIAWYVGFMTAFIIGTLLHDAGTPWRLVLGTSTILAFVLFLARIGLPESPSWLITKGRHKEALTIAHRYIESPQMHDSITGEMDLRMLQEAQAAESGTKIKNASFGMLFSRQYWRATVFTAGFWFCAVTPYFAIATFADEVLNQFGFGGGWAGGVGLSALAVAGVVTSVLLIDKLGRRILTVPGQWLCAGILLVIGVWGNAPAILVLVLFLAFSYFNAGYTTMTQVYPAEVFPGHLRGVGMGFAASFSRIGAALGTFALPWAIANIGMGATMVVAAAVALLGAVLSQWLAPETKGRTLAEISADFSH, encoded by the coding sequence ATGATCAATCCGACCAGGACGACGGCCTCCGTCGACACCTCCACATCAAAAGAGACCAGCTCCAAGTTCAAACGCCGCTTCATGGTGCGGCTTGTCGCGGTCTTCATCGGCGGAATGTTCCTCGATGGTTACATCCTCGGAATCATCGGCCCCGTCACCGGATCCATGCGGTCAGATCTCCAGCTCGACGCACTATCGCTGGGCATGATCGCTGCAGGCCCCCTGGCCGGTATTTTCGTCGGCTCCCCGCTGGCCGGCTGGGCTACTGACAAGTTCGGACGCAAGCCAATGTTCCTCGTGGACATGGGCCTGTTCCTGCTCGCCTCAGGAGCCCAATTCTTCGTAACCTCTGGAGACGGCGCCGTGATCCAGCTGGCCATCATCCGGTTCATGATGGGCGTCGCGATCGGCGGCGAATACTCAATTGGTGGGCCACTGCTGTCAGAGTTCTCCCCGCCCAAGCTCCGCGGGCGGCTGCTCGGGCTGACCCTGATCGCCTGGTACGTCGGTTTCATGACGGCATTCATCATCGGCACGCTCCTGCACGACGCCGGCACCCCATGGCGCCTAGTACTCGGCACGAGCACGATACTGGCATTCGTTCTGTTCCTCGCCCGCATAGGCCTCCCCGAATCGCCGAGCTGGCTCATTACGAAGGGTCGGCACAAGGAAGCACTCACGATCGCACACCGATATATCGAATCGCCGCAGATGCACGACAGCATCACCGGAGAGATGGATCTGAGGATGCTCCAGGAGGCCCAAGCCGCGGAGAGTGGGACCAAAATCAAGAACGCCTCCTTCGGAATGCTGTTCTCGAGGCAGTACTGGCGCGCCACTGTCTTCACTGCAGGTTTTTGGTTCTGCGCGGTCACTCCGTACTTCGCGATCGCGACCTTCGCCGACGAGGTGCTCAACCAATTCGGCTTCGGCGGCGGCTGGGCCGGTGGAGTCGGACTGTCCGCACTTGCGGTCGCGGGCGTTGTCACCAGCGTACTTCTGATTGACAAGCTCGGTCGCCGAATCCTCACTGTGCCCGGGCAGTGGCTCTGCGCGGGCATCCTGCTGGTCATCGGAGTATGGGGGAACGCACCAGCGATCCTCGTGCTCGTCCTGTTTCTCGCCTTCTCCTACTTCAATGCCGGCTACACCACGATGACCCAGGTCTATCCGGCCGAGGTATTCCCCGGCCACCTGCGCGGCGTCGGCATGGGCTTCGCCGCATCCTTCAGCCGCATCGGAGCCGCACTCGGCACCTTCGCCCTGCCATGGGCGATCGCCAACATCGGCATGGGCGCAACCATGGTCGTAGCCGCCGCCGTCGCATTACTCGGCGCAGTCCTCTCGCAATGGCTCGCGCCTGAGACGAAGGGGCGCACCCTCGCCGAGATCTCAGCAGACTTCTCCCACTGA
- a CDS encoding molybdopterin molybdotransferase MoeA, whose translation MPANGTTAIVSRSTAVPGPAPGPVPETGCIPWSEARHVAFGSANQLPPVAVPLAEAIGRTLSRDVTALQDLPHYASSAMDGWAVNGPGPWLLAGPGQHIALPREGNRFLPANSAAVIATGGLVPHGADAVLRKDSGLAARDTNGNYVLTLRPEAKAGEPRSGQHVRPSGQEARSGDVLLPAGTVLNPAHVALAAAAGHDAVQVRSRPAVAVVLTGAEVVTQGVPAPGQVRDIFGPQLGNVVSLLGGSAGSPQRIGDSFDSWLDALDSPVLPTGDADVIITTGGTGKSGTDHFRAAVGALGGQLLVDGIAMRPGHPAVLARLPDGRFVIGLPGNPLAAVMALLTLGAPLIASLGGAQLPPLQLVMSGRDVEGDTGRTRLLPCRFLSGLAFPVGHTGPGMMRGLAWAEAVMAVPPQGVDSGGPVPVLPLPWAAQPETAGTPGAQGRSIAWHA comes from the coding sequence ATGCCTGCCAATGGAACGACAGCCATCGTTTCCAGGAGTACCGCCGTGCCGGGTCCCGCCCCGGGGCCTGTTCCGGAAACTGGATGCATACCGTGGTCCGAGGCGCGCCATGTCGCCTTCGGCTCGGCCAATCAGCTCCCGCCCGTGGCCGTCCCGCTCGCTGAAGCCATTGGGCGGACCTTGAGCCGGGACGTCACCGCACTCCAGGACCTGCCGCACTATGCCTCGTCCGCGATGGACGGTTGGGCCGTGAACGGACCCGGCCCCTGGCTGTTGGCCGGACCCGGCCAGCACATAGCCCTGCCCCGTGAGGGCAACAGATTTTTACCTGCAAACAGTGCGGCCGTGATTGCCACCGGCGGCCTGGTACCCCACGGTGCCGATGCCGTCCTGCGGAAGGATAGCGGCCTGGCTGCACGGGACACCAACGGCAACTACGTCCTGACACTCCGCCCGGAGGCGAAGGCCGGCGAGCCGCGCAGCGGCCAACACGTCCGTCCATCTGGGCAGGAAGCCCGGTCAGGGGACGTCCTCCTTCCTGCCGGCACTGTCCTTAATCCCGCGCATGTGGCCCTGGCTGCGGCGGCAGGGCACGACGCTGTGCAGGTCCGCTCCCGGCCCGCTGTCGCCGTCGTATTAACCGGGGCTGAAGTGGTGACGCAGGGGGTTCCGGCTCCCGGGCAGGTCCGGGACATCTTTGGCCCGCAGCTCGGAAACGTGGTTTCCCTCCTGGGTGGCAGTGCCGGCAGCCCGCAGAGAATCGGTGACTCCTTTGACAGCTGGCTGGATGCCTTGGACAGCCCCGTCCTGCCCACCGGCGATGCTGATGTCATCATCACCACCGGCGGCACCGGGAAATCCGGCACGGACCATTTCCGTGCCGCCGTCGGTGCCCTGGGCGGACAGCTGCTCGTGGATGGCATAGCGATGCGTCCCGGCCATCCGGCCGTGCTCGCCAGGCTTCCTGACGGGCGGTTCGTGATCGGTCTTCCGGGCAATCCCCTTGCAGCCGTGATGGCCCTGCTCACTCTCGGCGCACCCCTGATCGCTTCGCTTGGGGGCGCGCAGCTGCCTCCGCTGCAGCTTGTAATGTCCGGCCGCGACGTCGAGGGGGACACGGGGAGGACACGCCTCCTCCCCTGCCGGTTCCTGTCCGGCCTTGCATTCCCGGTCGGGCACACCGGCCCCGGCATGATGCGGGGGCTTGCCTGGGCCGAAGCGGTCATGGCCGTTCCTCCCCAGGGCGTTGACTCAGGGGGACCGGTTCCCGTGCTCCCGCTTCCGTGGGCAGCACAACCAGAAACCGCAGGAACACCCGGGGCGCAAGGACGAAGCATCGCATGGCACGCATGA
- a CDS encoding bifunctional 5,10-methylenetetrahydrofolate dehydrogenase/5,10-methenyltetrahydrofolate cyclohydrolase — MSTAVLSGKPLAGLFQQEVQDQVRSLELDGVRPVVAVVMATADESTRWYVRSIERAAERAGVTCRTIDLGHDATEPVLASVLRDLSGEPSVNGIILQTPLPAGVRTDNLVGLITPDKDIDGANPVSLGRLAVGQPAFAPATARSVIEILDHYQVPVAGKDVVVVGRSAVVGKPLSLLLLARDAAVTVCHSRSGPLERYTKDADVVVVAAGRAGLLTGSHVSSRTVVVDVGTNVLADGSLVGDVDEASVTGTAAALTPVPGGVGSVTTALLLLHTVEAARRQSSSVPLPAEAVEAQVLEAAG; from the coding sequence TTGAGCACCGCAGTACTTTCCGGAAAGCCTTTGGCCGGTTTGTTCCAACAGGAGGTCCAGGACCAGGTCCGGTCGCTTGAACTGGACGGCGTCCGTCCGGTCGTGGCGGTGGTCATGGCGACCGCCGATGAGTCAACGCGCTGGTACGTCCGTTCCATCGAGCGGGCAGCGGAGCGCGCCGGAGTCACCTGCCGGACCATCGACCTGGGCCATGATGCAACGGAACCGGTGCTGGCCAGCGTCCTGCGGGACCTGAGCGGTGAACCGTCCGTGAACGGCATCATCCTGCAAACCCCGCTGCCGGCAGGGGTCCGGACCGACAACCTGGTGGGCCTTATCACCCCGGACAAGGATATTGACGGCGCCAATCCGGTCAGCCTGGGACGCCTGGCCGTCGGTCAGCCGGCCTTTGCTCCCGCTACCGCCCGCTCCGTCATCGAAATCCTCGACCACTACCAGGTTCCCGTCGCGGGCAAGGACGTGGTGGTGGTGGGCCGCTCCGCCGTTGTGGGCAAGCCGCTGTCCCTCCTCCTGCTGGCACGCGATGCCGCCGTGACGGTCTGCCATTCCAGGTCAGGCCCGCTGGAGCGCTACACCAAGGATGCCGACGTCGTGGTGGTCGCAGCCGGCCGCGCCGGGCTGCTGACCGGCAGCCACGTCTCCTCCCGGACAGTAGTGGTCGACGTCGGCACGAACGTCCTTGCCGACGGCTCGCTGGTGGGAGATGTGGACGAAGCCAGCGTCACCGGGACCGCCGCGGCGCTCACTCCGGTTCCCGGCGGCGTCGGCTCCGTGACCACCGCGCTGCTGCTCCTGCACACCGTGGAGGCCGCACGCAGGCAATCGTCCTCCGTGCCGCTGCCGGCCGAAGCCGTGGAGGCCCAGGTCCTGGAAGCCGCGGGCTAG
- a CDS encoding cyclodeaminase/cyclohydrolase family protein produces the protein MISSETVSSYLTRLAAKQPTPGGGAAAALHAAQGAALVAMVARYTTGAKYERHSALVDRITTAADDLVGEALSLADADERAFQAVIESYKLPSDTDELKAARAAGIQSALIQAAQTPAQLVKLSGGIVDLASELFDVANANVISDVAAAADAARAAATTARVNIDINVVAIKDPEARALLAQQTDGIEEKVVLAADALSARVRERILG, from the coding sequence ATGATCAGTTCAGAGACAGTCAGCAGCTACCTCACCCGGTTGGCCGCAAAGCAGCCGACGCCGGGCGGTGGTGCCGCTGCGGCCCTGCACGCGGCCCAGGGCGCAGCCCTGGTGGCCATGGTGGCGCGGTACACCACGGGAGCCAAGTACGAACGGCACTCCGCCCTGGTGGACCGGATTACCACGGCAGCCGACGATCTCGTCGGTGAGGCGCTAAGCCTGGCCGACGCGGACGAACGAGCCTTCCAGGCAGTCATCGAGTCCTACAAACTCCCGTCTGACACTGACGAGCTCAAGGCCGCCCGCGCGGCCGGGATCCAGTCCGCACTCATCCAGGCGGCACAAACCCCTGCCCAGCTCGTCAAGCTGTCGGGCGGGATCGTTGACCTTGCCAGCGAGCTGTTCGACGTCGCCAACGCCAATGTCATCAGTGACGTGGCAGCGGCCGCCGATGCCGCCCGCGCAGCTGCCACCACGGCGCGCGTCAACATTGACATCAACGTCGTGGCGATCAAGGATCCGGAGGCACGCGCGCTGCTTGCCCAACAGACGGACGGCATTGAAGAGAAGGTGGTCCTGGCGGCAGATGCCCTCTCGGCCCGTGTTCGCGAAAGGATCCTGGGTTGA